A genome region from Pelorhabdus rhamnosifermentans includes the following:
- the aroE gene encoding shikimate dehydrogenase — protein sequence MMISGTTQKVGIIGWPVGHSFSPAIHNAAFVHCKLDYVYVPLPVEPGQLAQAVNGLRALGFTGANVTIPHKVAIMKYLDEIDETAHLAGAVNTIAIRQSKLIGYNTDANGFMTALKQRQFNVRDKRVLVIGAGGAARGILAGMASAGVENFFVAARHIEQARQFIHLFPQLSVQPVLWPSSEFQQIVSNMDFIIHATPIGMYPHLAETPLPMTTKLKQSAVVCDLIYNPVMTQLLIQANAEGHSVMGGLSMLVEQAALAFECWTGQVAPRVVMKQVAGSLFPKK from the coding sequence ATGATGATTTCAGGAACAACACAAAAAGTAGGGATTATTGGCTGGCCTGTGGGTCATTCTTTTTCTCCTGCTATTCATAATGCTGCTTTTGTACATTGCAAATTAGATTATGTCTATGTACCACTACCTGTTGAACCTGGTCAATTGGCTCAAGCTGTCAATGGACTTCGGGCCTTGGGCTTTACTGGTGCTAATGTGACGATTCCTCACAAGGTCGCCATCATGAAGTATTTAGATGAAATAGATGAAACAGCTCATTTGGCTGGAGCTGTGAATACTATTGCGATCCGTCAATCGAAACTCATTGGTTACAATACAGATGCCAATGGATTTATGACGGCTTTGAAACAAAGACAATTTAATGTGCGTGATAAAAGAGTGCTCGTTATTGGTGCGGGTGGTGCTGCGCGGGGGATTCTGGCAGGAATGGCAAGCGCTGGTGTAGAGAACTTTTTTGTGGCAGCTCGGCACATAGAACAGGCAAGGCAATTCATTCATCTATTTCCTCAGTTATCTGTTCAGCCGGTTTTATGGCCAAGTTCAGAGTTTCAACAAATTGTGTCTAATATGGACTTTATTATTCATGCTACGCCAATTGGCATGTATCCCCATTTAGCTGAAACACCACTGCCTATGACTACCAAATTAAAGCAGTCGGCTGTTGTGTGCGATTTGATTTATAATCCTGTAATGACACAGCTTCTTATACAGGCAAATGCTGAGGGTCATTCTGTTATGGGGGGACTCAGTATGCTTGTGGAACAGGCTGCACTGGCTTTTGAATGCTGGACAGGACAAGTCGCACCAAGAGTTGTCATGAAACAAGTAGCAGGAAGCTTGTTTCCG